A single Pseudomonas sp. HN11 DNA region contains:
- a CDS encoding DUF3085 domain-containing protein translates to MSLLFKGSDLKPVLAEAIAHQCSIILVKDQGVYWLAERGERQANGRQKLLAYAVGCNPDVDAFDDWWALARNELGGDDFGEHFDPHSEAFTRILNGEDDLELAATATHLMLRTVSP, encoded by the coding sequence ATGTCATTGCTCTTCAAAGGCAGCGATCTGAAGCCGGTGCTGGCAGAGGCTATCGCCCATCAATGTTCCATCATTCTGGTCAAGGACCAGGGCGTCTACTGGCTCGCCGAGCGCGGTGAACGCCAAGCCAATGGCCGCCAAAAGTTGCTTGCCTATGCGGTCGGCTGCAACCCCGATGTCGATGCGTTCGACGACTGGTGGGCGTTAGCCCGCAATGAGCTGGGCGGCGACGATTTCGGTGAGCATTTCGACCCGCATTCGGAGGCCTTCACGCGCATCCTCAACGGCGAGGACGATCTGGAACTCGCCGCCACGGCGACCCACCTGATGCTGCGGACCGTCTCGCCGTAA